Genomic DNA from Lactuca sativa cultivar Salinas chromosome 8, Lsat_Salinas_v11, whole genome shotgun sequence:
ttggtttttaaaattcaaaatataaatattaacatTCATATAtttcttattaaatattaaatataaataaaattttaaagatGTCATTAGAATATACTCTAAAAAATATAGTAATTTAGATAGTTTAGAACTTCAGATTTAGTTATCTGTTAAATATAACTACTCGTCGTGAGTCATgatatcaatataaaatataatactaACTTAAAAACATTAGTAAACCCTTTCAAATATATGCAGGAACACTCCTACCCTACGCTTACCCTACCCCCACCCCCATTCCCACCCCAACCCTATTTAAAAATATGCAAAAAGCCCAATGCTTTCTCCCATGCACTCTTTGTCTTCAACCTCCAACAATTTTACTTATTCTTATCTCTTTCTCCATAACTTTTTCTCAAgcttatactctctctctctctctctctctctctctctctctcttataaaTATATAGGTAGTCACATTCTTATGCAATCATACTTGTGATCATTAATTTGTAAGACTTCTCTGACAAATTAATAAGGAAAGAAACCCTTCTTATAATACCATCTCAGTTGTCCCTCTAGATCTCAATGTCTGGCAGAAGATCTCGATCACGGCAAACTGGAGTTTCCAGGATCAGCGACGATCAGATTGCCGACCTCGTCTCCAAGTTACAACAAATTATACCTCATAATATCCACGCAACCCGTTCTGACAAGGTCATTGTTTTCTCCTTTTAGTCTATGTTATATAAATTCATGTTTatacgtatacatatatatacacctTTTGTAAGTGtatgtaattaaattaaatactCGTATATATAACATGAGCTACACAAATCTATTGCAAGTGAGGTACAAGTACTACCCGCAACCCACCCCACAATGCATAAATGGCTTATACTACTTGATGCATGTGTACTCTGTGTGTGTGGGTGAGTGGGTGTTCACATATGTCTATTTTTATTAAGTTATTGTGTTGCATGGAATAATAGCTGTAGGTGAGTTCGATAATCTGTAAAAAGGACGTAAAATTTACAAATTAGTTATGATTTATATTTTAAGAGATGAAAATGTTTTGAGTTGTGATTTTAAcgttaaaaaaattaaacaccgGTTGATGGTATATACCCACAATAGAGCCAGAAATATTGATCGATCGTTAAACCAAGATTTGTAGGTTTTACGAGATGGGGTATGAAGAGATCGAAGTCTTTCTATAATCTTTTTTATGTTCaatgttttaatttatattttgctATAAGAAAGCCATCGAATGGAACAATAAATcaattaattaatcttttttttgAATGGTATTCCGATCACTTCTTAAGTCCTTAGTAAAAATAGTATAAGGTGTAAATGTACTAACCTGATATGATATTTTTTATATTCGACTTTTCGATCgtttaaaatttaaaagtcaaatcaATCATTTTTAGCATCAAAATCAATCTTAATCATTTCTAATAAACCGTACTATATAAATAcagaaataaaaaatatttgaCTTAGAAATTAAACTAACTAAAAACATCTAGATTTATTCACATTTAATTTTAAGATACTAATTTGAGCTTACAAAATAAGATATAGAATTAAGTAGCTAGATTAAATACACTAATTTGCAGACATCGTTAGTATATTAAAGTCGTAACTAAATAACTAATTACTAGAGCTAAACTTATGTTTTTTTCAATGGTATAATACAAAGTTATATGTTGAGTTGGAAATTATCACTTACGCATTACCTAAATGATATCAAACGCAGGTTTCTTTATCTTTGAAAAAAACAAAGAATACATTTAATAGAAATAATTggttaattgattaataattataaatttgggTGTAGGTTTCAGCTTCAAGAGTGTTGCAGGAGACATGCAATTATATCAGAAGCTTACACAGAGAAGTGGATGATTTAAGCGAAAGACTTTCAGAGCTTTTGCAATCTACGGACGCCAACAGTGCTGAAGCAGCCATTATTAGGAGCTTATTTATGTAACTATATTGTTAACAAATTAAGCAGTTAATGTAAGGCTTTTCTGTGTTAATAAATCAGCATAAATATGTTTTCTTTATGTCCTTTAATCTCATTTTTTATTTTAGAGTATAAATTCAGGACTCCAATCCAGTTCTAAAATTATAATTTATGTGGTTTCCATCTTATAAAGATCtatttcataaaaatgtcaaAACATGTAATTTGATGCATGTAATAACTTCTAATAAAGGGCTTCTTGCGAAGGAGGATCCAGAAAGAAAGAACCTATAGTGGATGACAAATGTACCTTTCTCTATAAAATTACATCATGTAGAGTAACAATTCACCATCTTTAACCTGATGTAATAGTGCATAAGGCAGTGTGAGTCAATTTGATGTCCATATGATGTTTAGAAGTTGGTAACATGTCGTCCTAGGAAGCTTGCAAATCAGATGTTAGCAGTTAAAGAAAAACATTGCTAGAAAAAGGTAAGGTTTCCTACAAAAATTTCTTAAGACCAAAATTTTTTCGCTACTTCCTAAACATTACCGATGAGCTTCCAAGgaaaaaacatgtttttgataTTTTCTTAGAAGTTTCTTGGTAACAAGTAGGAAATAATGATGAACCATTTGTCACCAAAAGTGTCACCAAAGACGGTCAAAAAAGTATGGTCCTAAGAAATTTTTCGGAAATATATTTCTTAAGATATTCATTGGAAAACATTTCTTAAGAAATTACTCGAAAATATATTTCCTAGGAAACTTATCAGAAAGATATAAACTCGAAAATGCCTCGGGACTTCCAACAAAAATCTCCTCGAAAATCCCTCACAAAAAGTTTCTTAGAAGGGTTTTTCTTATGCACACCTTTTCATCGATGTTTCCTCGAAAACTCTGGTTTCCTGAAATTTTCGAGGAAATTGTCCTCCGAAATCGGCGTGTTTTTTGTAGTGAATTTAACACCTAAAATTTTTAAACTTTAGAATGCTATGGTTTTAAAAATCTGTTCGACTATTAATCCACATTTAACAAGAATCGGTCCTAcaaaaacatttacaaacattggATGTTACCATTAAGCATCATACAAATCATAGCAAAAAATGAGAATGACATCAATACAATATATAAGGAACTTAAGAAGTTTCACTTCATTCTCTATCTCTTGACTTTTAACATTTATCTATCATCCTCTCTTCTTAACTGTGACCTGAGATACATGACATTAAAAGAGATACGCATGACAATAATGTCTCTTGAGCTACTTGGGTTTGTGACCCAAAACATTTATCACATTTTCATCAAAAACATTCCATCTTTGCAAAACATAGTTTTAGACCATAAAACATTGTCAAGTATTTTCAAGGAAAACTCTTTTCATACAcatcataaatattatttcatatcttatcatttcatttcaaaagacatTTTTCTAAATTTCTTTCTCTTTTATCAATGACTAATTTCAGTATTAAATTGTTGCCAATTTTTATACTTAGGGTACCCCCAAGTCTAGACTAAGATGGAAAGAACAAATCAATTCACCAAGGTATTGTGCTAACTAGGACATCTACTTCGTGAAGGGGATGCGTCACCCCAATAGATTCCTATGGACCTCTTAAGAGACATCATGACTCGGGCAGCTTTCATTCATTATTtacttttttttcctttttacttTCTTCTTAGCTTTCACTTTTCACATTAACAATACTTATATcatcatttacagtatcatagGTTATTATGAAGATATACTTTGAAAAGACACATTTCACATATAAAACATCCGTTCCTCCAAGACATTCTTACTTTCaaaatattctttcaaaacattcttttcaaaaacatttaacgctttcatttcaaaacatttcatatatcaaAGCATTATATTTCATTATCATAAAATCATTTTGCCATGTACCCCAAAGTGGGAAAATGCCAAGACGTACCTACCTCAATCACATGAAAGTTAGTTAGTCCTCTTCTAGTCCATTTCCTTAGAGTGATACTCTCAAACACCACCTATACAACATGTATAAAAGTCaataaatgaccaaaatacccctacaaGGGTTCTACACATTTCCTAATCTTTAATATGATAGATATATATGTTGAAAAGGTTTCAGGAAGGTTTCAGTACATATAGGTGAAGATCAATGATTTTTGGAACAATCTTCACCGTAATGACAGTAGAGTTCACCGTAATGGTGGGAGGTTTTACCCTAACCCTACGGTGAACCCTACTACACACTCAAATGTACAGTTTTTCTCATTAAGGCCATGCACTTTATATAGTTCTTGAAGGCCCTTTCTAATTCACCTTGTACCATTTATATAGATTCTCACACATGATTAGGAAGTGTTTTATCATCCAAAAACACtcctcttaatccattaagtactcATTGAAACCCTTCAGAACATAATGATCATCAAGTTGTAAAAGAAAGGTTAACTAGTCTATTGTTCAATTGCACATTCCAAAACTCACATAGTTTGTTCCGAACTCATTGAACACTCAt
This window encodes:
- the LOC111896118 gene encoding transcription factor PRE6, coding for MSGRRSRSRQTGVSRISDDQIADLVSKLQQIIPHNIHATRSDKVSASRVLQETCNYIRSLHREVDDLSERLSELLQSTDANSAEAAIIRSLFM